A window of Rhizobium sp. CC-YZS058 genomic DNA:
GCTCTGGTTCTCATCGTCCTCATGACCTCAGCCTCGCACCCTTTGCACGCCACCGATCAGCCCTGCACCACGATGTCCCACCAAGGCATCGGCTTTATTGTCTGCCTGGCGGAGCCGGCGGCGGTGCGGGTGTTTCATGGGGATGAGGGCGGGCGGGCGTTTGGGGGGTTCGTGGCGCTGCGCGATGCGCTTCGGCGCGATCAGATGCGGCTGGTCATGGCGATGAACGGCGGCATGTATGAGGAGGATCTTTCGGCCGTGGGGCTTCTTGTCACCGGCGGCATCGAGAAGCACCCGCTGGCGACGGGCGAGGGCTGGGGGAACTTCTACCTGAAGCCAAATGGCGTCTTCGCGCTGGCGGACGGGCGGGCGATGGTGATGGAGACGGGGCGCTTTGTCGCTTCAGGTGTGGCGCCAGACGAGGCGACACAGTCGGGCCCGATGCTGGTGATCGACGGCGCAGTGCATCCGGCCTTCCTGCCGGAGGGCACCAGCCTGCAGCTTCGCAACGGCATCGGCGTCGACACGAAGGGAAAGGTTTATCTGGCGATCTCGCTTGCGCCCGTGCGGTTTTATGATTTCGCGACGCTGTTTCGCGACGAGCTCGACTGCCCGAACGCTCTGTTCCTCGACGGGCATATTTCCAGCCTCTACGCGCCGTCGCTCGGCCGCCTCGACACGCGGTACCCGATGGGCCCCATCATCGGCGTGGTCGAGCCGATGTGGCGCAGTGCCACGGCCGTCCCGGCGGCAGAGGAAGGGGCGTCGCCGTAGCCGTCCCGGTTCTCAGGCTTTGGGGAAGGCGCGGGCGAGGCCGCCGGATTTCTGCAGGCCGGCGCGAAAGGCGAGATAGGCGGGATGCTGGCTGGAGCGTGCGGCTTCCGTCAGCCGCATCTGCAGCCGGGCGGGCGCATGGCTGCCGATCCAGGAGCCGCGCTCCTCGAGCTTCATCGAGTTGAGAAACTTGGCCGCCGTTGCGAGATCGAGATAGCGCTGGACGCCATCGATCAGCAGATCGTCGCCCTCGGCGAAGTCCATGAGGCGGAGCAGTTCCGCCCGGTCGGCCTCGGTCAGTGCGGTGAGCTTCTCGGCGATCGTGTCTCGTGTGGTGCGGGCTGTGGCATGGCTGGTCATGAAGGCGGGTCCTCAGGGCTCATCAGACGGCATCAGGGGGGAAGAGGGGCGCCGCTGGCGGCGCGCGGGGCGCGCCGGCTCGGGCGATCTTCCGATCGCCCTTCTCATGCCATGCGAGGCTGAAGCCGAACTGGATTGTCTGCCGCGGGTCTTACGTGGAGCGGCGTCGGCGTTCGCGCGGGGCGCCGGTCGGGGTTTCGCCGGCCGTCTTGTTGCGCAGCGGGCCGATCCGCTCCACGATGGTGTCGAGCGTCGGGCGCGGGCCCGGCTGGTGGCTGTCCAGCGCCTGGCGCATGGCGGCCAGATGATCGCAGGACGTGCCGCAGCAGCCGCCGATGATCTTCGCCCCAGCATCGCGCGCCAGCCGCGCATAGTCGGCCATCAGCGGCGGGGTGCCAGAATAATGGATCTCCGAGCCACGGAATTCCGGGATGCCGCAATTGCCCTTGACGACGATGGTCGCCTGCGGATCGGCCTCCGTCATGTCGAGCAGCGAGGACAGGATGTCGGACGCGCCGACGCCGCAATTGGCCCCGACCGCAACCGGCCCGGCGCCGATATCGCGCGCGACACCATGGATGTCTTTCGGATGCAGGCCCATCATGGTCTTGCCGGCCGTGTCGAAGGAGCCCGTATAGACAAAGGGGAGGCCGACCTTGGTTGCCGCTTCGGCCGCCGCACGGATTTCCTCGGGCGAAGACATGGTTTCGATCCAGGCAAGGTCGGCGCCGCCCGCCATCAAGCCCTCGATCTGCTCGGCAAAGGCCGCCACCGCATCCTCATAGGTCAGAGCGCCGAGCGGCACCAGCAGCTCACCGGTCGGCCCGACCGAGCCGGCGACGATGACCGGACGCCCGGCCTTGTCGGCAACGGAACGCGCGATCTCGGCGGCCAGGCGGTTCAACTCCTGCACGCGGCCTTCGGCCTGATGCAGTTTCAGCCGGTGGCGCGTGCCGCCGAAGGAATTGGTAAGAATGATGTCGGCGCCGGCATCGACGAAGTCCTGATGCAGCTTGACGATCTTGTCCGGCTGCGCCTCGTTCCACAGTTCCGGCGCTTCACCGGCTTCCAGGCCCATGGCAAACAGCGAGGTGCCGGTTGCCCCATCGGCGAGCAGCACGCCCTTTTCCGACAGGAGGCGGGACAGGGGATCGGTGCGGTCGGTCATCGGGGCATCTCCTTGAAAGCTGGCTGAGATATAAAGACGCTTCCGCTGAATGCAACCGAGCGGCCCGCGGTGGCACGCCGTTCAGGGCAGGCTGCGCAAGGGCAGCTTCGCCATCAACATCAGGCCCGTTACCGCCAGGGCGGTCTGCAGCCACATGGGTTCCGCGCGGTTGAGGATGAAGCTCTCCATCATGCCGTTATAGGTCATGAACACGATGACCATGATGCAGAAATCGGCGAAGGGCCGGTTCACCTCCTGCTTCAGGGCACGCAGGTAATCGGCAAAGGGCTTGACGAAGAGGAGGGTGATGATCATCAGCCCACCGGGCACGCCGAAGGTGAGGACGACGTCGAGATAGGAGTTGTGGCCCGACACGATGCCGCGCACGTCCCAATTGGCCTCGAAGTCCTTCTCGAGCCCCTGAATGACCGGCGAAAGCCAGAAGCTCGCATAGCCATGCCCCACCCAGAAATGCTGCGGGATCGAGGCGCTGGCAAAGCGCCAGATGTCCGACCGGCCGGTGAAGGTGGGGTCCGGTAGGATCTCCTGGGTGAAGCGGTCGAAGCTTTCGAACCAGGTGGTGCCGATCGTGAGGCTGAAGATGATCAGCGTGAAGAGAGCGTGGCAGAGGATCATCAGCGAGGGCCGGCGCGTTGCCGATCCGATGGCCACAAGAAGCACGGCGACGGGCAGAAAACCGATGGTGGTCTTTGATCCCGTGTTGAGCACGAAAATGATGGCAAGCGCCGCAATGGCCGCGCCACGCCAGCGCAGACCGACGCGATAGGCATAAATCCCGAACATCGACAGGACGGAAAAGACCGGTGCACTGATGTTCTTGTGCATCAGATGCCCCTTCCAGTAGCCGGCATGCGTGGCCTCGAGACCGACATTGAGGTGGATGGAGCGGGAGGGGGCAACGACGAGGGCGATATAGTCGATGACGAGCAGGAGAAGGACGGCGTTGGCGCTGGCATTCGCAAAGTCGCGTTCGCTGCGTGGCAGGACAAGAACTGCGGCGACCAGGATCAGCACCACGAGGCTGAGCATAAGGCCGCGCGTCGCGGAAGCCGGGTTCCAGGATTGCAGGCAGGACAGGAAGGCGATGGCGAAAATGATGGCCCAGCTCGGCGAGAGCAGGGTTTTCAGGACCTGCCGGTCGCACAGCGCGAGCATGGCGCCGAGATAGAGGCCGCCGAGGCCGAGATAGCCGACCTGGTTGATGATGTTGGCGGTGTCGAGCGAGATGTCGCTCTCCGTGTCGAGGATCGGGAAGGGCTGCAGCGTCAGCAGGATGACGAACAGGCCGAAGCCGGACAGGAAGGCTGCGAGCGGCCGCTTGGCACGGGCGACGAAAGCGGCGCCGGCCTGCCCGGGAGCCTCGTCGAGGAGGCTTGCGAAGGGGATGATCGACATGGTGCTGCGCACGCCCGGTTGCTGCCCCCGCCGCAGAGCGCGGGAGACCGGCGGCAGAATGGCAAGTCGGCGTTAAGGCGAGGTGAAAGGCGCGTGCGCCGGCCTATTCGGCCAGCGCGGCCTTGATCTTCTCTGCGGCCTCGGGCGAGACCCAGGGGGTCCACAGGTCCGGCTGCGTGGTCAGCACATGGCGGGCGGCGTCTGCCGTGGTCGCCTTGCTCTCGTCCATCCAGGCGAGCAAGCCGTTGACGGTCGTGTTGTCCCAGGAGCGCGCCTTGATATAGCCGAGCGTTTCTGCGGCCTTATCGGCGAAATCGGATGTGGCGAGGGTATAGACGTCGGACACCGGATAGCCGTTGACCTGCGGGTCCGGGCAATCCGGCACGCTGGTGCAGCGCTCCCATTCGAGGCGGTCATGCCCGGTGCCGAAGCTGAGCTTGACCATGTCGAAGCGGCCGAGGCTCGGTGCCGGTGCCCAGTAATAGCCGAGCCAGCCGACCTTATTCTCGAAGGCCGCGGCGATCCCTTCCTCCAGGCCGGCGGAGGAGGCGGCCTCGACCAGATGGAAACCGTGCTCCTGTGCCTTTACCGCCTTGAACAGGTTGGCGGTGGAGATCTGGCAGGTCCAGCCGGTCGGGCAATTGTTGATAGCGCCGTGGCTCTGATCGGCGGGGTCCGGAAAGAGATCGGGATGGGCAAGCGCATCCTGGACGGTGCGGATCTCGGGATGGGCATCGGCGATATATTTCGGGATCCACCAGCCCTCGACGCCCCCGTCCTTGAGGATCTTGGCGCCCTCGATCAACCGGCCGTCCTTGAGCGCTGCAGCCAGGGGCTTGCGCACCGAATTGACCCAGAGTTCGGGCGCGAGGTCGGGCTGGCCGAGCTCGGTCATGGAGGTGAAGGTCGGGATGGTATCGCCCGGCACCAGCGTCACGCGGCAGCCATAGCCTTTTTCGAGGATGAAGGCGTCCAGATGCGCGGCAATGCCCGCAGATGCCCAGTTCATCTCGGCAATGCTGATCTCGCCGCAGGCGGCGGACGCAACGCAGGGTAGGGCGGCCAGGCCGGAGGCGAGTGACAGGGCGGCCAGCAGCGTCCTCATCTTCACCCTCAGCCTCCCATTTCGCTCCGGACGCCGGCGGAGCCCGAGCTCGACCATATCCTCTTGCCGCCAAGCTAGACGCTTGCCACGCAAATGCAACCGCCGATCCGGAACGCGCAAGCGCGGTTGATCGATGGCGCGAAAAAGATGCCGAAATCGTGATTGGTGCGGCTCGTGCTAACACTCCGGTAACCTGACGGGCAGTAGGAAGGTGCCGCGGCAGGGGGAACCCGACCCGGAGGTTGGATCCTGTTTTGCGTCCCAACCTCCTGCCGCGCCCTCCCTCTTCCATCGAACCCGCTTCCGGACGTCGCCATTCCGCGCGCCGCGTCGCAGATCGGCCTAGGCGCCCTGCGGCACGAATGCTAACGAGCGGCGATGACCAAGGCGATCATGCTCCAGGGGACGGGTTCGGATGTCGGCAAGACCGTGCTGGTCGCAGGCCTTTGCCGACTCGCCGCAAACCGGGGCCTCGCCGTTTCGCCGTTCAAGCCGCAGAACATGTCGAACAATGCTGCCGTCACAGCGGATGGCGGCGAGATCGGCCGGGCGCAGTGGCTGCAATCGCTGGCAGCCCGCGTGCCGCCCTCCGTCCACATGAATCCCGTGCTCCTGAAGCCTCAGTCGGAAACCGGCAGCCAGGTCGTCGTCCAGGGGCGCGTGGTCGGCGCCGCGCGCGGACGCGATTACCAGGCCCTGAAGCCGCAGCTGCTCGGTGCGGTTCTTCAAAGTTTCGAACAGGTCTCGGCCGGGCGCGATCTCGTGATCGTCGAGGGCGCCGGCTCGCCGGCGGAGATCAATCTGCGGGCGGGCGACATTGCCAATATGGGTTTTGCCCGGGCGGCGCAGGTGCCGGTCGTGCTCGTCGGCGATATCGACCGCGGCGGGGTCATTGCCTCGCTGGTCGGCACCCATGCCGTGCTCGACCCCGACGATCGGGCCATGGTCAGCGGTTACCTCATCAACAAGTTCCGCGGCGATGTCTCGCTGTTCGACGACGGCATTGCCGCCATCGGCCGGTTCACCGGCTGGCCCTGCTTCGGTGTCGTGCCCTGGCTGAAGCAGGCCGGTCGCCTGCCGGCCGAAGATTCGGTCGCGCTCGAAAAGCTTGCCTCCGGGCAGGACGCGCCGCTCACCATTGCCGTCCCGCTTCTGCCGCGCATCGCCAATTTCGATGATCTCGACCCGCTCGCAGCCGAGCCGATGGTCTCGCTCGTCTATGTTCGGTCCGGCGAGCGGCTGCCGGCCGATGCCTCGCTTGTCATCCTTCCCGGCTCGAAATCGACGATTACCGATCTCGAGGCCTTGCGTACAGAAGGCTGGGATCGCGATCTCGCCCAGCATATCCGACGCGGCGGCCGCATCATCGGCCTGTGCGGCGGCTACCAGATGCTCGGTCGCAGCATCGATGATCCCGACGGCATCGAAGGTGCGCCGCGGCGGGTCGAAGGGCTCGGCCTCCTTGAGATCGACACCGTGATGGCGCCCGAGAAAGTCTTGCGCAACAGCCGCGCCCGCTCGCTTGAGCACGATGTGGCGCTGGAGGGCTACGAGATCCATCTCGGCCGCACATCGGGCACCGACTGCCTGCGTCCCATGGTCGAGATTGACGGACGGCCGGATGGCGCGGTCTCCGCTGATGGGGCGGTGATGGGCACCTATCTGCATGGCCTGTTTGCGAGCGATGCCTATCGCCGCAGCCTGCTCGCGGGTTTCGGCATCGAAGGGGGAGCGACCGACTATCGCCGCTCGGTCGATGCGGCGCTCGATGGGGTCGCGGACGAGCTCGCACGCCTGCTCGATCCGCGCTGGCTCGACGCGCTCCTCGCCTGACGTCCCCACCCTTCGCTCAGATCTCGCCGGAGGCCTCGCGGCGGCGGCGGTCGAGTTCTTCGCTGTAACGACGCAGCGTATGGCTCTCGGTTAACAGTCCGACCACGCGGCGCTCGATCAGATTGTTCACCACCGCCAGCGCATCGCTGCCGCTCTTGTCGAAGAGCGCGGCGGCCTGGCGGGCATTCATGGCCGGCTGCAGGAAGTCGTTCGCATTGCGTATGAACCGGCCGATGCCGGCGTCGTCCTGCCCCGTCTCGACCGGACTGGCATAGACTTCCGGAACGAGGATGACGCCGCCATAGCGGTTGGTCTCGTCCACCACGATCGCCCGTTGGGCCGATCCGAGCGGAAACTCCGCCTTCAGCTCCGCCAGCGTCGCCTTGGAGGAAATGGTGCGCACGTCCGGCCGCATCATCCTTCCGACGGTCAGGTTTCGGATCCAGCCGACATCATGGGCGCTGCGGATGCTTTCCCCGCGCAGATGGAAGCGCCAGGTGGCGAAGGAATAGCCGAAGGTGGTGCGCACGACGAGCGAGGAGGTGAGCACCGCCGCCAGCACCAGGGCGGTGATCGGAAAATCGCCGGTGATCTCCAGCGCCAGGAAGGTCATGGTCAAGGGGCCGCCGATGATGGCCACGGCAAGCGCGCTCATGCCGACGACCGCGTAGATCACCGGGGTCAGCGTCTCGTGCCCGACGATCAGAACGATCAGGCTTGCGTAGAGCTTCCCGAGCAGGGCGCCCATGAACAGCGAGGCGAAGAACAACCCGCCGCGGAAGCCGGAGCCGATCGACACCGCCGTCGCAACGACTTTCATGACGAAGAGCGCCACCAGCATCATGACCGGCGTGTCGTGGCTGAGGTTGAGGTGCAGCGCCCCGTGTCCGCCGGAAAGCACCTGCGGCGAGAGCGTGGCCAGCGCGCCGACCACCAGCCCGCCGATCGGCGGACGCAGCGGGGCGGCGATCGCGCTGCGCCGCGCCAGCTCCTCGGTCAGCGAGACGCCTTTCATGACCAGGATGCCGACGCCGGCGGCAAGGGCGCCGAGGACGATGGCCGGCAGGTAATCGGCCGGCACGACCTCGCCGAAACTGCCGATGTCGATCGTGAAAGAATCGCCCCAGAGGAGACGGGTCACGAGGTTCGCGACGAGGGCGGAGACGACGACAGGTGTCAGCGACACGATCGTATAGGTGCCGATGATCAGCTCGAAGGCGTAGAAGGCGCCGGTCAGGGGGGCGTTGAAGGCGGCGGCGATGGCACCCGCCGCGCCGCAGCCGAGCAGGATCCGAAGATCGCCACGCCGAAGCTCCAGCTTGATCCCAAGCTTGGAGGCGATGCCGGAGGCAAGCTGCGTATAGCCGGCTTCCAGACCGACGGAGGCACCGAAGCCGTTCGAGACGAGGTTCTGCACCGCGACGATAATGCTGTCGGTCAGAGACAGCCGGCCGCCATGCAGGGCGTTGGCCTCGATCGGATCGAGCATCGGCTTCTTTCGCCAGGAGGCCAGCATCAGCATGATCAGGCCGAGCAGGATGCCGCCGACGATGGGTGCGATGAAGGTGGCGATCTCGCCCTTCAGATCGGACGAGCTCAGCCGCTCATATTCGCCGATGCCGAAGATCGTGCGGTGCAGCTGCAGCGACACGAAGCTCATGGCAATGACCGCCAGCCCGGAGGTCAGCCCGACAACAATGCCGGCGAAGACGAGGCCGAGCTCGCTGCGCCGCGCGAAGAGGCGCAGTTCGCTCAGGCGCGTCACCCGGCGCGGCACGGCCGCTAGACGGGCAAGGAGGGGCTTCAGGCGGATCTGCATGCGGCGTGCGGGCCTCATCTGCGCGGCGGTCCGGCGGTCGCCGCTCTCACGCTGTCGAGATAGGGCATCGATTGACTTGATCCAGGCAAAAGCATAACCATCTCTTATGGATGGTTCCCGCCGCCGAGCACGCGTCGGGAGGACGTTTTCTCCTCATCGTCCCGCATGCGGGCGGCAGGGAGAAGGCGGACATGGGAATGTGACGGGATGGACCCAGCCAGGGCATCCTTATCGCAGCCGACCCCGCGACTGTAGAACGGTCAGGGTTCGCCATCCGGTTCGACAGCCGTCGAGCGGCAGATGCCGGCGCATGGGGCGCGGGCGGTGCGGCAGGCGGCAGAGCCGGAAAAGCCACTGGAGCCGCGGTTTTGCGATCAACCGGGGTCGGACGCCTCTTCTTCTACGAATCGTCCACCTCTTCGCAGAACCATCAGGCGCCGGGAAGGCGAGGTGAACCTGCTGGCGGGGAATGGGAGCTCGGTCTCCTGTTCCCCGCCTCCACCCGTGAGCCAGGAGACCTGCCAGCCACAGCGCATTGTCCTTAGGGCGATGCCGGACAGAGGTGCCTGACCGGAGGTTGTCGTGGCGAACAGTGATCTTTCCGGGACGCGCGAGCGCGCCGCCGGCTTCCATTTCTTTCTGCAACTCCCTTCTTTCGGGCACGGGGCGATCATGGCCCGGCAGGCGATGCCGTGAGCGGGCTTTCCGGCGGCACTGTCCTGGTGCTGGGCGGCGCGCGCTCGGGCAAGTCGGCCTTTGCCGAGACCCTGGCGCGCGACAGCGGTCATGCGCGCCACTATCTGGCGACGGGCCGGGCCTTCGATGACGAAATGCAGGCCCGTATTGCCAGCCACCGCTCAAGCCGCGGCGAAGGCTGGACGACGCATGAGGAACCCCTCGATCTCCTCGGCCGTCTTGCTGCGATCGATGATCCGGCCACGGTCGTGCTCGTCGATTGCCTGACGCTGTGGGTCACCAATCTCATGCTGGAGGAGCGCGATGTCGACGCCGAGAGCGCGCGCCTTGCCGCTGCCCTACCGGGTTTTCGCAGCATGCTCGTCTTCGTGTCCAATGAGGTTGGTCTCGGCATCGTGCCGGACAACGCCATGGCCCGGGCGTTCCGCGACCATGCCGGGCGACTTCACCAGATGATCGCGGCTCGGGCCCGCACCGTCTATTTCGTGGCGGCCGGTCTGCCGCTCAAGATGAAAGGTTGATCCATGTCCCACCCCTCGCACGGCAAGATTCCGGCGACCGTCATCACCGGCTTTCTCGGCGCCGGCAAGACGACGATGATCCGCAACATTCTCGAAAACGCCGGTGGCCGCCGTATTGCGCTGATCATCAACGAGTTCGGTGATCTCGGCGTCGATGGCGAGGTTCTCAAAGGCTGCGGCGCTGAAGCCTGCAGCGAGGACGACATCATCGAGCTTACCAATGGCTGCATCTGCTGCACGGTGGCCGACGACTTCATCCCCACCATGACGAAGCTCCTGGAGCGCGAGGGGAGGCCGGACCATATCGTCATCGAGACATCCGGGCTTGCCTTGCCGCAGCCGCTGATCAACGCCTTCAACTGGCCGGAAATCCGCACGCAGGTGACGGTGGATGGCGTGGTCACGGTTGTCGACAGCGCGGCGGTGGCGGCCGGCCGGTTCGCCGATGATCACGACAAGGTCGATGCGCTGCGGGCCGAGGACGATGCGCTCGACCATGAAAGCCCGCTCGAGGAGCTCTTCGAGGATCAGCTGACCGCCGCCGACCTGATCGTCCTCAACAAGACCGACCTGATCGATGCCGACGGGCTTGCCGCCGTGCGCGCGGCCGTGACCGCCCACGGCAACCGCCGGCCGTCAATGATCGAGGCGCGCAACGGCGCGGTCCCGGCCTCGGTCCTGCTTGGCCTCGGGGTCGGCACCGAAGCCGATATCGCCAACCGCAAGTCCCATCACGAGCTGGAGCATGAGGCCGGCGAGGAGCACGACCATGACGAGTTTTCGAGCTTCGTGGTCAGCCTCGGTGCCATCGCCGATCCCGCCGCCTTCGTGTCCCGGCTGAAGAACGTCATCGCCGAGCATGATGTGCTGCGGCTGAAGGGGTTCGTCGAGGTGCCGGCCAAGCCGATGCGGCTGCAGATCCAGGCCGTCGGCAGCCGGGTGGACACCCATTACGACCGCGCCTGGACGCCCGTCGAGCCGCGCGGCACCCGGCTGGTGGTCATCGGTCTCGCCGAAATGGATGAGGCGGCCGTCCGCACCGCCATCGGCGTCGCCGCCGAAGCGGCATCGGCGAAGGCGTGACGATCCGCATGGGGGCGAGGGGCGTCAGCGCAAGGGTGCTTGAGAGCGGGAGCAAGGCTTCCGCCTCGCAACACCCCCTCTGCCTGCCGGCATCTCCCCCACGAGGGGGGAGAGCGCTGGGGGCGCCGGCAGGGCCAGGCCTGAAGCGTCGAGGTCGGCGCGCGCGCGCGATCGAGATTTTGACCCAGACGCGCGCAGGCGGCCAGAACCCCCTCCGCCCGAAAGGAAGCGACGGTCCCACCCCCCGGTCTCTCCTCCCTTGTGGGGGAGATGGCCGGCAGGCCAGAGGGGGACTCTGCCACTTTGCCCTGCCTCGTCCCGTCCGCCATTCCTGCAGCCTGAAAGCCTGATCCATGCATCTCTTGCTTGCCCAGAAGGGGACGATTGCGGATGGGGAGGAGGCGGTGGATCTCGGCCAGTCGCCGGGCGACATTCTCTTCCTCTCTGCCGCGGATACGGAGCTTTCGGCACTCACCGCCGCGCAAGCCGGCGTGACGACCGGCCTCACCCTGCGGGTGGCGAGCCTTCTGTCGCTGAAGCACCCGATGTCGGTCGATGCCTATGTGGAGCGGACGGCGCGTCATGCGCGGTTGATCCTCGTGCGGGCGCTCGGCGGCGCCAGCTATTTCCCCTATCTGCTGGAAGCCCTTCATGCCACCGCTGTTGCCCATCGCATCCCGATTGCGGTTCTGCCCGGCTACGACAAGCCCGATCCGGGGCTCGACGCCGTCTCGACGGTTTCTGCCGAGGACCGGGCGGCGATGCTCGCCTATTTCAGCGAGGGCGGGGCGGAGAACATGGCGCGGCTGCTCGCCTTCGCCGGGGCGCTCGTGACGGGCGCGGAGCGGCCGGGGGCGGCGGTGCCGTTGCTCAAGGCCGGCATCTGGTGGCCGGGCGAGGGCGTGATCGACGCCGCGCGTTGGCAGGCCCTTTCCGGCGGGTCGGAGCGGCCGCTTTCCGCCGTCTGCTTCTATCGTGCGCTCGTCCAGAGCGGCGAGACGAAGGCGATCGACGCGCTGATCGAAGGGCTCGAGGCCGAAGGGCTGCGGGTCCTGCCGATCTTCGTGTCGAGCCTCAAGGACCCGCCGGCGATCGGAACGGTGGAGGCGCTGTTCAGCCAGTCGCCACCCGATATCGTGCTGAATGCCACCGGCTTTGCCGTTTCGGCCCCGGGCTCGGGCAAGAGCGGCACGGTGCTGGAGATGACCGGAGCGCCGGTGCTTCAGCTGGTGCTTTCCGCCTCGACGGAGACGCAGTGGCAGGCTTCCAGCCAGGGGCTGATGGCCCGCGACCTGGCCATGAACGTCGCCCTGCCGGAGGTGGACGGCCGCATCCTCGCCCGCGCCATCTCCTTCAAGGCGCCGGCCCGGCATGATCCGAACGTCGATGCGACGCTGGTCGGCCATCAGCCGCGGGCCGACCGCATCGCCTTCGTCGCCGCGCTTGCCGCCAACTGGGCGCAGCTGCGGCGCATGAAGGCCAAGGATCGGCGGATCGCGCTGGTGCTGGCAAACTATCCCAACCGCGATGGCCGGCTCGGCAACGGCGTCGGGCTCGACACGCCGGCCGGCACGCTTGAAGTGCTGCGCGCCCTTGAGGCCGCCGGCTACCCCGTCGCCGACCTGCCGGAAAGCGGCGATGCCCTGATCACGCACCTGATGGAAGGGCCGACCAATGCCGCGCGCGACGGCCGCGTGGTGCGGGAAAAGCTTTCCCTCAACGACTACAGGGACTTCCTCGCCAGCCTTCCCCTTCAGATTCAAGATGAGATCGCGGCCCGCTGGGGCGCGCCGGAGGCCGATCCCTTCTTCCACGATGGCGCCTTCGCCCTGCCGCTTGCCCGCTTCGGCGCCGTCATGGTCGGAATCCAACCCGCGCGCGGCTATGAGATCGACCCGAAGGAGACCTATCATTCGCCGGATCTCGTGCCGCCGCATGGCTATCTGGCGGTCTACGCCTTCCTGCGCCGCGTGTTCCGGGCGTCCGCCATCGTCCACATGGGCAAGCACGGCAATCTCGAATGGCTGCCGGGCAAGGCGCTGGCGCTTTCCGAACTCTGCTATCCGGAGGCGATCCTCGGTCCTGTGCCGCATCTCTATCCGTTTATCGTCAACGATCCCGGCGAGGGCACCCAGGCCAAGCGCCGCACCAGCGCCGTCATCGTCGACCATCTGACGCCGCCGCTGACAAGGGCCGAAAGCTACGGTGCCTTGAAGGACCTGGAGGCGCTGGTCGATGAATATTACGACGCGGCCGGCGGCGATCCGCGCCGCCTGCGGCTGCTTTCCCGCCAAATCCTCGACTTGGTGCGCGACATCGGGCTCGATGCCGATGCCGGGATCGCCGCAGGCGACGGCGAAACGGAGGCGCTGAAAAAGCTCGATGCCTACCTCTGCGACCTGAAGGAGATGCAGATTCGCGACGGTCTGCACATCTTCGGCATATCGCCGACCGGCCGGCTGCTGACCGATCTGACCGTCTCGCTTGCCCGTGTGCCGCGTGGTGCGGGCGAGGGCGGTGACGCCAGCCTGCAGCGCGCCATCGCCCGCGATGCCGGCCTCGCGGACTTGAATGGGAATCCCTTCGACCCGCTCGACTGCGACCCGTCCGACCTCTGGTCGGGTGCTCGACCGCCCGCGTTGGAGAGCGTGGACGACGCGCCCTGGCGCAGTGCCGGCGACACGGTGGAGCGGATCGAGCGTCTGGCGTCAGGGCTCGTTGCGGGCGCGATTGCCTGTCCCGATGGCTGGAGCGCGACGCGTGCCGTGCTGGACATGGTCGAAACGCGGCTGAAGCCGGCCATCGTCGCTTGCGGCGCGGCCGAGATCCGGGCGCTGATGGACGGGCTCGACGGGCGCTTCGTGCCGCCCGGCCCTTCCGGCGCGCCGACCCGCGGACGGCCGGATGTGCTGCCGACCGGCCGAAACTTCTACTCGGTCGACAGCCGCGCGGTTCCGACGCCGGCCGCCTTCGAGCTCGGCTGCAAGTCGGCCGAGCTTCTGATCCGCCGCTATCTGCAGGACCATGGCGAGTGGCCGACCTCGATCGGGCTGACGGCCTGGGGAACGGCCAATATGCGCACCGGCGGCGACGATCTGGCTCAGGCTCTGGCCCTGATCGGGGCCAAGCCGCTCTGGGATCCGAT
This region includes:
- a CDS encoding chloride channel protein, producing MRPARRMQIRLKPLLARLAAVPRRVTRLSELRLFARRSELGLVFAGIVVGLTSGLAVIAMSFVSLQLHRTIFGIGEYERLSSSDLKGEIATFIAPIVGGILLGLIMLMLASWRKKPMLDPIEANALHGGRLSLTDSIIVAVQNLVSNGFGASVGLEAGYTQLASGIASKLGIKLELRRGDLRILLGCGAAGAIAAAFNAPLTGAFYAFELIIGTYTIVSLTPVVVSALVANLVTRLLWGDSFTIDIGSFGEVVPADYLPAIVLGALAAGVGILVMKGVSLTEELARRSAIAAPLRPPIGGLVVGALATLSPQVLSGGHGALHLNLSHDTPVMMLVALFVMKVVATAVSIGSGFRGGLFFASLFMGALLGKLYASLIVLIVGHETLTPVIYAVVGMSALAVAIIGGPLTMTFLALEITGDFPITALVLAAVLTSSLVVRTTFGYSFATWRFHLRGESIRSAHDVGWIRNLTVGRMMRPDVRTISSKATLAELKAEFPLGSAQRAIVVDETNRYGGVILVPEVYASPVETGQDDAGIGRFIRNANDFLQPAMNARQAAALFDKSGSDALAVVNNLIERRVVGLLTESHTLRRYSEELDRRRREASGEI
- the cobU gene encoding bifunctional adenosylcobinamide kinase/adenosylcobinamide-phosphate guanylyltransferase codes for the protein MSGLSGGTVLVLGGARSGKSAFAETLARDSGHARHYLATGRAFDDEMQARIASHRSSRGEGWTTHEEPLDLLGRLAAIDDPATVVLVDCLTLWVTNLMLEERDVDAESARLAAALPGFRSMLVFVSNEVGLGIVPDNAMARAFRDHAGRLHQMIAARARTVYFVAAGLPLKMKG
- the cobW gene encoding cobalamin biosynthesis protein CobW, producing MSHPSHGKIPATVITGFLGAGKTTMIRNILENAGGRRIALIINEFGDLGVDGEVLKGCGAEACSEDDIIELTNGCICCTVADDFIPTMTKLLEREGRPDHIVIETSGLALPQPLINAFNWPEIRTQVTVDGVVTVVDSAAVAAGRFADDHDKVDALRAEDDALDHESPLEELFEDQLTAADLIVLNKTDLIDADGLAAVRAAVTAHGNRRPSMIEARNGAVPASVLLGLGVGTEADIANRKSHHELEHEAGEEHDHDEFSSFVVSLGAIADPAAFVSRLKNVIAEHDVLRLKGFVEVPAKPMRLQIQAVGSRVDTHYDRAWTPVEPRGTRLVVIGLAEMDEAAVRTAIGVAAEAASAKA